DNA sequence from the Cydia fagiglandana chromosome 12, ilCydFagi1.1, whole genome shotgun sequence genome:
aaaaaatggcggtcCATATATGCGGGACATTCATTGAGACACCCAAGTTATCCataaaattttatcaaaatcacCTGGAGAATGTTAGAAAATTATGCGatgataatttaaaataatttaaaggtTGAGTTTTTATCGTCTGCAATGTCATCTCTTACacttataggtacttatgagAAAACGACGACTACGGCGGCAGAAAAGCTCGATCATTCTAGCCCCCCGGGTGATCGGCTCGGGTGATCTCAGCGACGTCCCGGGAGCGGGCCGCAGTGAATAACCCACACGCGCAACACAATTCCTTCAGTTTGTACCGTTAACAAATCCTGAAAACGTGTAAAGTTCGATGTCTGCCGGCGACCCGGCGGctgttatatttaatttattcattataatataatagaagTAATATGTACAACGTACAAGGGTATACGCTACAGCGTCCTTTCACTTTCACACCCTCGCGGAATATCGAAATGTACAATAAGTATTGTAAGTGGACGTgtggcgcgggcgcgggggcaCGGGGGCGCCATCAACGCGGGGCGCCGGGGCGGCGTGCAGCTGCGGCGCCGGGCGGGGTGCGGCGGGCGCCGGGACCTGCGGCGCCGGGGCGGCGGGCGCCGGGACCTGCGGCGCCGGGACCTGCGGCGCCGGGACCTGCGGCGCCGGgcggggcgcggcgggcgccggCCGGGCGGGGCGCCGCTAGTGTCGCACGTGCGGCGAGCGCTCCTCGTCGTGACAGAATACTCTGCAACGTCAACATAAAGCTACATTCGTTACTTAACAAATTACCGGTTGTTTGCTTAAACGAGTAGGTAGAGATGCTCAAACTCTGTTCATAAGAAACATTTGTACCATAATGATAAAACTCTATGCCGGCAGGGATAAAATAGATAATAATGTGTTCTGCCTATAATAGACGATTTTTGCTAAAATAATTGTGTAACAGCCGGACGCCGCAGACGCATACTACTATGGACATCTAGTGAGGAGTAGAAGAACGAAACATTTGGACACGGCGATACCACTAGCGACCTCCGACGACCTTCGACGAACTTATAGTACCCCATTATCCTAGAAGATGTCGCTAGTAAAGCTCCATTAAAAGCGTTCAGTGtgggcatctctatttaaagtaatGGATTCCCTACTTAGAATTGGGAAAATTCATGTTATTTTTCATCATAATCACGAGCTCTTTTCACCGTCCCATCCATTTGGCTATGTTTTCAATATTTACCTTGTTATTACTTTCAATAATTACAATTACCTTAAATAAACGATTCAACCACCCGTCATCTCACAATATTTCAAACATTCAAGACACACATTCACCCATCTGCCAGCAAACACATCGTAGTCAGGAGCTGATGTCAAGAACGCGTTAATCGTCCTGATGGCTCGGAGAGCTGCAGGGGAGTTTCTGCAGGAAGCTTCATGTAATCATATAGAGTGTGTACTCACGGCAGCAGCACCGCGAGCGCCACAGCCAGCAGCAGCCGCAGCAGCCGGCGCCCGCTCGCGCGCAGCTCCGCCGGGGCCGCCAGCGCGCCcggcagcagcagcagcaggcgGGCGGCGGGTGCCCGAGGCGCAGCCGCGTTGCCGTGCTGCATCGCCGCCGGTTGTTCTCCTACATTCAATTATCATTTATAATTAccaaactagcatacatattacataatgcatattataaaaaaatatatctaaaaactACAAAACACATTATGACTGCGATGTATTAGATATACAACCCCGCAGTATCAGGAAGCCGGCCGCATTGCAGGACGCAGTAAATGGTTGGGTCCAGCAATGCGGTACCGCACTGATTCTGATGAGCTGGCTCTTGTCTCTTCTCCACCTTTATGAAAGCATCTTTGCCCATGCTTGTTGTTCGAGTGTTACACAGTGATGTCTGTTATAATACTGACCGCTCAGCACGTGCAGTACGACGGAGGCGGAGTCCAGGTTGGAGGGCGCGCAGGAGTAGTTGCCGGAGTCCTCGCGCCGCGTGTTGTACATCACCAGGTCCCCCACCTGGAATATCAATGCTACTATTAAACACCCTGTCGAAAATAAGGCCAATTTTTAACTCCTTTTACTTTCATGTCGTGTTTCCCTTTAAAAGTGGATGCCGGACCCAACGTCCCAACCTGAATCGAGTTATTATTGGTAGAAGacatataaaattttaatttttttatatgtataattttggctgctgaagtagatggcggTGTTTTGTGCCAAATAACTTGTGCGCCGTTGTAGTGTCAGCTAGAAAAGCGTGGTCACACTGTACATAGGTACTGACGGTGGTGTCGGGCGCGCGGCGCTCCATGCGTATGTCCCGGGCGCTGCGGTCGTAGTCCAGCACGCGCGCGCCGTTGTGGTACCAGAAGATGTAGGCGGGTGGTCACACTGTACTCACGGTGGTGTCGGGCGCGCGGCGCTCCATGCGTATGTCCCGGGCGCTGCGGTCGTAGTCAAGCACGCGCGCGCCGTTGTGGTACCAGAAGATGTAGGCGGGCTCCTCCAGCGCCTGCGTGATGACGCACGTCACGCGCACAGTGCTGCCGGCGCGCACGAACACCTCCGCTTCACCTGCGATCTCGATTTTCGGCACTGCAATATGTTGATAACAGTTAGATGTGATAGTTGTGTCTCATGTTGATAATTGTTATGTATCAATATTGATGGAGGGTACGGCTGGCTAAGTCTCCCCGCGTGCCCTCTGGCGCCGGCAATATTGTAACGGTTTCTCAGTCCGGTACTTATAAACCTATTTCCCTATGGTGGTTCTGAGCTAAGATTGATAAAATTCGATCCAGAATATATTAGCAGTTTTCCAAAATTATGTAAGGTTATTATAACACCTATGTTCTCATTTGTCCGCGCGTCTCATACGTACCCGTACATCGTACATTCACGGACAAGTATGAGCAAAAAGCACACGTGAATGATAACTATAAAGACATAAATAAGATATATTTATAACATCATTATTATAGTTGTCATTAAAGAGTACGTTGTGATTGGCCTCCTGATTAGACTAGGCAGCCAGTTACCCTCGACCAGGTATACGGAGATTGGTTGGTTGTAGTGAACTGACCGACGACGTTGAGCTGCACGAAGTGGCTCATCTTGGGCTCGGTGCCGACCTGGCACTCGTACACGCCGGCGTCGCGCGCCTGCACGTACTTCACCTGGAACCGACACACACTTACATCAACTAACAGTATGGGAAAACATTTCAAGTATAGAACAGAATAGAGGTAGTCTAATACTAGAAAAAAAGTTcttgaataatattaacataacTCAAGTTCTCAATggttgactggaagagatcccatacTTTGTATCTGTATTTTTCGTGTTTGTTTTTTATGTACTTTAAAAAGAATAACATAACCTGAATATAGGTAACTAAGCAAGCTTTTTACAAAAACCTTGCTTGCTGCTCTTTTTACTATTTGCCGAGAAGACAAGTTTCATATCAATTATTAATCTCCTCAATGTAAACCATGTAAGCATTTGTGCTTCGATTATAATCCATTTATAGTATGGACAACTATGGCACAAAAGTTTGTTTCCCATGTCAGGTCAACAGCTGCTATTGCTCAACCAACGACAGTAATCCCTAGCCACAGCTAGCACATAGCCCACTGCTGGGCTAGTCTAGCCACACACGGCACATACCTGCAGCGTCCAGGTGTCGGTGGCCTCGACCAGGAACGCCTGGAAGCGCTCGTCCGCTATGAACGTGAAGCGGTCCACGGTGAGGATGTGCGCGTCGCGGCGCCGGATCCAGGACACCGACTTGTTGCTCAGCTGCCGCACCTGAAACATAACGACAACTTTATTAATAGGTACCATAATGTCAAAATTGGGAACTgacttacacagatcgacccaGCGCCAAAAAAGTAAAGCTTGCACTATGTTACTGCGGAACATACTATAGGTAGGCGTGGGTCCCCAACTGCGCTGCGCTGTTTTTGGTAAGTAACAGCGGCATCGAAGTAGCGGCCAGTGCAtggctaatggctcctctacacgatgggccaacgccggccactccaagggacgcatctatatgcgttagagggagcaagtgatattgctatcttggagtggccggcgttggcccatcgtgtagaggagccataagatgcGTAGAGGGCTAGGAAGATTTTATGACTGTTACCTTGCGAGGTAGGAAGGCGCGGGCACCTTAACTGCGCTGTGAGGTTGCTGGGAGCAGGAGAAGTATGGGCGATGTAGACTGTAGAGCTGTCACATCTAATCTCTTTGGTGTGAGTTTTACCTTGCAGGGCAGGTAGGCGTGTGTGCCCAGTTGCGCGGTGATGTTGTTGGGCGCGGCGGGGTCGAAGTAGGGCCCGGTGTAGAGCCCCACGTAGCGGCGCGCGcggcccgcgcccgcgcccgcgcccgcgccgccgcccgcgccgccgcccgcctcgccgcACGACAGGACTGGAATTCAAATACACAAACGTTCATTCACTCACAATTTGCTAGATACAAcatagtaaaaaatatatttttcacctcagcaactcgaacaagggtactttgcttcttaaaaacagtgagcaaaatggcattttgctcactgagtcattttgtatcactcagtgagcaaaacgcgattttgctcactgagtgagaca
Encoded proteins:
- the LOC134669325 gene encoding hemicentin-2-like codes for the protein MCARAWRLHAFTAALVFAAHLIKVLSCGEAGGGAGGGAGAGAGAGRARRYVGLYTGPYFDPAAPNNITAQLGTHAYLPCKVRQLSNKSVSWIRRRDAHILTVDRFTFIADERFQAFLVEATDTWTLQVKYVQARDAGVYECQVGTEPKMSHFVQLNVVVPKIEIAGEAEVFVRAGSTVRVTCVITQALEEPAYIFWYHNGARVLDYDRSARDIRMERRAPDTTVSTV
- the LOC134669304 gene encoding nematocyst expressed protein 3-like — translated: MERRAPDTTVGDLVMYNTRREDSGNYSCAPSNLDSASVVLHVLSGEQPAAMQHGNAAAPRAPAARLLLLLPGALAAPAELRASGRRLLRLLLAVALAVLLPNSPAALRAIRTINAFLTSAPDYDVFAGRWRRPARPAPAAPRPAPQVPAPQVPAPQVPAPAAPAPQVPAPAAPRPAPQLHAAPAPRVDGAPVPPRPRHTSTYNTYCTFRYSARV